In one Polynucleobacter sp. JS-JIR-5-A7 genomic region, the following are encoded:
- the rpoB gene encoding DNA-directed RNA polymerase subunit beta produces MNYSFTERKRVRKSFAKRVNNHQVPYLIATQLESYAKFLQAEKPAMSRLTEGLQAAFTSAFPIVSNNGYARMEYVSYQLSQPPFDVKECQQRGYTYHSALRAKVRLIIYDREAPTKVKEVKESEVYMGEIPLMTENGSFVINGTERVIVSQLHRSPGVFFEHDKGKTHSSGKLLFSARIIPYRGSWLDFEFDPKDILYFRVDRRRKMPVTILLKAIGLNNEQILANFFNFDHFALTANGASMEFVPERLRGQLANFDVLDKNGVVVIQKDKRINAKHIRELEAAKTKTIAVPDDYLVGRVVARNIVDPDSGEILAYANDEITEELLATLRDAGIKQLETIYTNDLDSGAYISQTLRTDEIADQTAARIAIYRMMRPGEPPTEDAVEALFQRLFYSEDTYDLSRVGRMKVNSRLNRPEMEGPMVLSNEDILDTIKSLVDLRNGKGEVDDIDHLGNRRVRCVGELAENQFRAGLSRVERAVKERLGQAETENLMPHDLINSKPISSAIREFFGSSQLSQFMDQTNPLSEITHKRRISALGPGGLTRERAGFEVRDVHPTHYGRVCPIETPEGPNIGLINSLALFARLNEHGFLETPYRKVSNSKVSDEVVYLSAIEEAKYVIAQANATIDKNGKLADELVSARQAGETMMVSPERIDFIDVAPSQIVSAAASLVPFLEHDDANRALMGANMQRQAVPCLRPDKPLVGTGLERIVAVDSGTVVLANRGGIVDYVDANRVVIRVNDDETAAGEVGVDIYNLIKYTRSNQNTNINQRPIVKVGDRVARGDVVADGASTDLGELALGQNMTVAFMPWNGYNFEDSILISEKVVADDRYTSIHIEELSVVARDTKLGSEEITRDISNLAESQLSRLDESGIVYIGAEVEAGDVLVGKVTPKGETTLTPEEKLLRAIFGEKASDVKDTSLRVPSGMIGTVIDVQVFTREGIERDARAQSIIQEELQRYRLDLNDQLRIVEGDAFMRLEKLLVGKVANGGPKKLAKGTKIDKDYLADLDKYHWFDVRPADDDVASQVEAIKSSIEAKRKQFDEAFEEKRTKLTQGDDLQPGVTKMVKVYLAVKRRLQPGDKMAGRHGNKGVVSKIAPAEDMPFMADGRPVDIVLNPLGVPSRMNVGQILETHLGWAAQGIGKRIDEMVREHAKQTELRKFFKQLYNETGRIEDIDNFTDEQITVLAENLRQGLPFATPVFDGATETEIGRMLELAYPEEVAKSLKMTPSRQQMILCDGRTGDQFERPVTVGVMHVLKLHHLVDDKMHARSTGPYSLVTQQPLGGKAQFGGQRFGEMEVWALEAYGASYVLQEMLTVKSDDVAGRTKVYENIVKGEHTIDAGMPESFNVLVKEIRSLGIDIDMERN; encoded by the coding sequence ATGAACTATAGCTTCACCGAACGCAAGCGAGTCCGTAAAAGCTTTGCTAAGCGAGTAAATAACCACCAGGTTCCGTACCTGATCGCAACGCAGCTGGAATCCTACGCTAAATTTTTACAGGCTGAAAAGCCAGCCATGTCTCGTCTTACAGAGGGACTTCAAGCTGCCTTTACTTCAGCATTCCCAATTGTGTCTAACAACGGCTACGCACGTATGGAATACGTGTCTTACCAGCTATCACAGCCTCCATTTGACGTTAAAGAATGTCAACAGCGTGGTTACACATACCACTCTGCCTTACGCGCAAAAGTTCGCTTGATTATTTATGATCGCGAAGCGCCTACTAAGGTGAAAGAGGTAAAAGAGAGCGAAGTCTACATGGGTGAAATTCCACTCATGACAGAAAACGGCTCTTTTGTAATCAACGGTACTGAGCGTGTGATCGTTTCTCAGTTACACCGTTCTCCAGGCGTGTTCTTTGAGCACGATAAGGGCAAAACCCATAGTTCCGGTAAGTTGCTGTTCTCAGCACGCATCATTCCTTACCGTGGTTCATGGCTCGATTTCGAGTTTGATCCAAAAGATATTCTCTATTTCCGCGTTGACCGTCGTCGTAAGATGCCTGTAACCATTTTGCTCAAAGCAATTGGTTTAAACAACGAACAGATTCTTGCAAACTTCTTCAACTTTGATCATTTTGCATTGACCGCTAATGGCGCTTCAATGGAATTTGTTCCAGAGCGTTTGCGTGGCCAGTTGGCTAACTTTGATGTGCTCGATAAGAATGGCGTTGTTGTCATTCAAAAAGACAAGCGCATCAATGCAAAGCATATTCGCGAACTTGAAGCTGCTAAGACAAAAACGATTGCTGTACCAGATGACTATTTAGTTGGTCGCGTAGTTGCACGTAATATCGTTGATCCAGATTCTGGTGAAATCTTGGCGTACGCTAATGATGAAATCACTGAAGAGTTATTGGCTACATTGCGCGATGCTGGCATCAAGCAATTGGAAACCATTTACACCAATGATTTAGATTCTGGTGCGTATATTTCTCAGACACTGCGTACCGATGAAATTGCTGATCAAACAGCAGCACGTATTGCCATCTACCGCATGATGCGCCCTGGTGAGCCTCCAACAGAAGATGCTGTTGAAGCCTTGTTCCAGCGCTTGTTCTATAGCGAAGATACTTACGACTTATCGCGTGTTGGCCGTATGAAGGTCAATAGCCGTTTGAACCGCCCAGAAATGGAAGGTCCAATGGTTCTGTCGAATGAAGATATTCTCGACACGATTAAGTCCCTCGTAGATTTGCGTAACGGCAAAGGCGAAGTAGACGATATCGATCACTTAGGTAATCGTCGTGTACGTTGCGTTGGTGAATTGGCAGAAAACCAATTCCGTGCTGGTTTGTCACGTGTTGAGCGTGCGGTTAAAGAACGTCTCGGCCAAGCCGAAACAGAAAATCTCATGCCGCATGACTTGATTAATAGCAAGCCAATTTCTTCTGCGATTCGTGAGTTCTTCGGTTCTTCACAGTTATCCCAGTTTATGGATCAAACCAACCCACTTTCAGAGATCACGCACAAGCGTCGTATTTCTGCATTGGGACCTGGTGGTTTGACACGCGAGCGCGCAGGTTTCGAAGTGCGCGACGTGCATCCAACTCACTACGGACGTGTTTGCCCAATTGAAACTCCAGAAGGACCAAACATTGGTCTGATCAACTCACTCGCGCTATTTGCACGTTTGAATGAGCATGGTTTTTTAGAGACTCCGTACCGTAAGGTTTCCAATAGCAAGGTAAGCGATGAAGTGGTGTACCTCTCTGCGATTGAAGAAGCGAAGTATGTGATTGCTCAGGCCAATGCCACGATCGACAAAAACGGCAAGTTAGCTGACGAATTGGTTTCTGCTCGTCAAGCTGGTGAGACTATGATGGTTAGCCCAGAGCGTATCGATTTCATCGACGTTGCTCCTAGCCAGATCGTTTCTGCTGCAGCCTCACTCGTTCCCTTCTTAGAGCACGATGATGCGAACCGTGCGTTGATGGGTGCGAACATGCAGCGTCAAGCAGTTCCTTGCTTGCGTCCAGATAAGCCATTGGTTGGTACAGGTTTAGAGCGTATTGTTGCAGTTGACTCCGGCACTGTTGTACTGGCCAACCGCGGCGGTATCGTGGATTACGTTGATGCAAACCGTGTGGTGATTCGTGTAAACGACGATGAAACTGCAGCTGGTGAAGTAGGTGTGGATATTTATAACCTCATCAAGTACACCCGTTCAAACCAAAATACCAACATCAATCAACGTCCAATCGTAAAAGTTGGCGATCGTGTAGCCCGTGGCGACGTCGTTGCTGACGGTGCATCTACCGATTTAGGTGAATTGGCTTTGGGTCAAAACATGACTGTGGCATTTATGCCATGGAACGGTTACAACTTCGAAGACTCAATCTTGATCTCTGAGAAGGTTGTTGCTGATGACCGCTACACCTCTATTCATATTGAAGAGTTGTCAGTAGTTGCACGTGACACCAAGCTTGGTTCAGAAGAAATTACACGCGATATATCCAATTTGGCTGAGTCACAACTCTCTCGTTTGGATGAGAGCGGTATTGTGTACATCGGTGCTGAAGTTGAAGCTGGTGACGTATTGGTTGGTAAGGTAACTCCAAAGGGCGAGACAACTCTCACTCCTGAAGAAAAGTTACTGCGTGCGATCTTCGGTGAAAAAGCATCTGACGTGAAAGATACTTCTTTGCGCGTTCCTTCAGGAATGATTGGTACCGTTATCGATGTTCAAGTCTTCACCCGTGAAGGTATTGAGCGCGATGCCCGTGCCCAGTCCATCATTCAAGAAGAACTCCAACGCTATCGTTTGGACTTAAACGACCAGTTACGTATTGTTGAAGGCGATGCCTTCATGCGTTTAGAAAAGCTGTTGGTTGGCAAAGTTGCTAATGGCGGCCCTAAGAAATTAGCTAAAGGCACCAAGATCGACAAGGATTACCTTGCTGATTTGGACAAATACCATTGGTTTGATGTTCGTCCGGCGGATGATGATGTTGCCTCTCAAGTTGAGGCAATTAAATCTTCCATCGAAGCGAAGCGTAAACAGTTTGATGAAGCTTTTGAAGAGAAGCGTACCAAGCTTACCCAGGGCGATGATTTACAGCCTGGTGTAACCAAGATGGTTAAGGTGTACTTGGCAGTGAAACGCCGCTTACAGCCTGGTGACAAGATGGCCGGTCGTCATGGTAACAAGGGTGTGGTTTCTAAAATCGCTCCAGCAGAAGACATGCCATTTATGGCTGACGGACGCCCCGTAGACATCGTCTTGAACCCATTGGGTGTTCCTTCCCGTATGAACGTTGGTCAGATCTTGGAAACCCACTTAGGTTGGGCAGCTCAAGGTATTGGTAAGCGTATCGACGAGATGGTTCGTGAGCACGCTAAGCAAACTGAATTACGCAAGTTCTTCAAGCAGCTTTATAACGAAACCGGTCGTATTGAAGACATCGACAATTTCACTGATGAGCAGATCACTGTTTTGGCAGAGAATCTCCGCCAAGGCTTGCCATTTGCAACACCAGTGTTTGACGGCGCCACTGAAACAGAAATCGGACGTATGCTCGAGTTGGCTTATCCAGAAGAGGTTGCTAAATCTTTGAAGATGACGCCTTCACGTCAGCAAATGATTTTGTGCGACGGCCGCACTGGCGATCAGTTTGAGCGTCCAGTGACTGTTGGTGTCATGCATGTCTTGAAACTACACCATTTGGTCGACGACAAGATGCACGCACGTTCAACCGGACCTTACTCATTAGTAACGCAACAGCCATTGGGCGGTAAAGCCCAGTTTGGTGGTCAGCGCTTTGGTGAGATGGAAGTTTGGGCCCTCGAAGCATACGGTGCTTCATATGTCTTGCAGGAAATGCTGACAGTGAAGTCCGATGACGTCGCAGGCCGTACCAAGGTTTACGAAAACATCGTCAAGGGCGAGCACACGATTGATGCTGGCATGCCCGAATCCTTCAACGTACTGGTAAAAGAAATCCGTTCGTTGGGTATTGACATTGACATGGAGCGCAACTGA
- the rpoC gene encoding DNA-directed RNA polymerase subunit beta': MKALLDLFKQTQGEEQFDVIKIGLASPEKIRSWSFGEVRKPETINYRTFKPERDGLFCAKIFGPTKDYECLCGKYKRLKFRGVICEKCGVEVTLAKVRRERMGHIELAAPVAHIWFLKSLPSRLGMVLDMTLRDIERVLYFEAYVVVDPGMTPEGAMKRGQIMSEDEYIAKTEEYGDGAFTAIMGAEGIRDLLRSIDIDREVETIRADLKATGSDAKIKKYAKRLKVLEAFQTSGIKPDWMIMEVLPVLPPELRPLVPLDGGRFATSDLNDLYRRVINRNNRLKRLLELRAPEIIVRNEKRMLQEAVDSLLDNGRRGKAMTGANKRPLKSLAEMIKGKSGRFRQNLLGKRVDYSGRSVIVVGPTLKLHQCGLPKLMALELFKPFIFNKLETLGIATTIKAAKKEVESQTPIVWDILEEVIREHPIMLNRAPTLHRLGIQAFEPMLIEGKAIQLHPLVCAAFNADFDGDQMAVHVPLSLEAQMEARTLMLASNNVLFPANGEPSIVPSQDVVLGLYYATRDKINGKGEGMVFANITEVVRAYEAGQVELASRVAVRITEFEIVDKKAEGDARFAEKTKIYQTSVGRAILSEILPKGMSFEEINKPLKKKEISRLINTSFRKCGLRETVIFADRLLQSGFRLATNAGISVAIDDMLIPTSKERIITEASAKVKEYDKQFMSGLVTNQERYNNVVDIWGAAGDQVGKAMMDELSHVDVVDRNGKTVRQESFNSIYMMADSGARGSAAQIRQLAGMRGLMAKPDGSIIETPITANFREGLNVLQYFISTHGARKGLADTALKTANSGYLTRRLCDVTQDLVVIEDDCGATSGVTMKALVEGGEIIEALRDRILGRVCIGDIVHPDTQEVIVPNDTLLDEDHVDQIVALGIDEVKVRTVLSCLTRFGLCAKCYGRDLGRGGLVNVGEAVGVIAAQSIGEPGTQLTMRTFHIGGAASRALVASNIEAKSNGALKFSGTMRVVKNAKGEQIVISRSGEALIVDENGRERERHKVPYGATLLLKEDAAVKAGASLATWDPLTRPIISEYAGIARFDNVEEGVTVAKQVDEVTGLSTLVVIDGKRRSAASKGVRPMINLVDEKGNEVMIAGTDHPVNIGLQVGALITVKDGQKVEVGEVLARIPIESQKTRDITGGLPRVAELFEARSPKDAAVLAKVTGTVSFGKETKGKQRLVITDMDGEANEFLIPKEKQVLVHDGQVVNKGEMIVEGPADPHDILTLKGIEELAIYIVDEVQDVYRLQGVKINDKHIEVIVRQMLRRVQVTDPGDTSFITGEQVERSKLYDANDAVIAQGKHPAQFDNVLLGITKASLSTDSFISAASFQETTRVLTEAAIMGKTDTLRGLKENVIIGRLIPAGTGLSYRRARKVREQFERDRAQMIAAEEEALANAPVEIEAEVIAPAGEADPS, translated from the coding sequence ATGAAAGCATTGCTCGATTTATTTAAGCAAACGCAGGGCGAAGAGCAGTTTGATGTCATCAAAATTGGTCTTGCATCTCCTGAGAAAATTCGCTCATGGTCTTTTGGTGAAGTACGCAAACCAGAAACCATCAACTACCGGACTTTTAAGCCCGAGCGCGATGGTTTGTTCTGCGCCAAGATTTTTGGACCGACTAAAGACTACGAGTGCTTATGCGGTAAGTACAAGCGCTTAAAGTTCCGTGGCGTTATCTGCGAGAAGTGCGGTGTTGAAGTAACCCTCGCTAAGGTACGTCGTGAGCGCATGGGCCACATTGAGTTGGCAGCCCCTGTAGCACACATTTGGTTCTTGAAGTCTTTGCCATCCCGTTTGGGCATGGTTCTCGATATGACCTTGCGTGATATCGAGCGCGTTCTTTACTTTGAAGCATATGTAGTAGTTGATCCTGGTATGACTCCTGAAGGCGCAATGAAGCGTGGTCAGATCATGTCTGAAGATGAATACATTGCGAAAACTGAAGAGTATGGTGACGGTGCATTTACCGCCATCATGGGCGCTGAAGGTATTCGCGATCTCTTGCGTTCGATTGATATCGATCGTGAAGTAGAGACCATTCGCGCTGACTTAAAAGCTACTGGTAGCGATGCCAAGATCAAGAAATACGCTAAGCGCTTAAAAGTGCTTGAGGCGTTCCAGACTTCAGGTATCAAGCCTGACTGGATGATCATGGAAGTATTGCCAGTATTGCCACCTGAATTGCGCCCATTGGTGCCATTGGATGGCGGTCGCTTTGCTACTTCCGATTTGAACGACCTCTATCGTCGTGTGATCAACCGTAACAACCGTTTGAAGCGTTTGTTAGAGTTGCGCGCACCAGAGATCATCGTTCGTAACGAAAAACGCATGTTGCAAGAAGCGGTTGACTCATTGCTCGACAATGGTCGTCGCGGTAAGGCTATGACTGGCGCTAACAAGCGTCCTCTCAAGTCCTTGGCTGAGATGATTAAAGGTAAGAGCGGTCGTTTCCGTCAAAACTTGTTGGGTAAACGCGTTGACTACTCTGGTCGTTCAGTCATCGTAGTTGGCCCTACATTGAAATTGCATCAGTGCGGCTTACCAAAATTGATGGCCTTGGAATTGTTCAAGCCATTCATTTTCAACAAGCTTGAGACCTTAGGAATTGCAACCACTATTAAGGCTGCGAAGAAAGAAGTTGAAAGTCAGACTCCAATCGTTTGGGACATTCTCGAAGAAGTCATTCGTGAACATCCAATCATGTTGAATCGTGCGCCTACATTGCACCGTCTCGGTATTCAGGCTTTCGAGCCAATGCTGATTGAAGGTAAAGCAATCCAATTGCACCCATTAGTTTGCGCGGCATTTAACGCGGACTTTGACGGTGACCAAATGGCGGTTCACGTTCCTTTGTCGCTTGAAGCGCAAATGGAAGCACGTACATTGATGTTGGCTTCGAACAACGTATTGTTCCCAGCTAACGGCGAACCATCTATCGTTCCTTCGCAGGACGTGGTGTTGGGTCTGTACTACGCTACCCGTGACAAGATCAACGGTAAGGGCGAAGGCATGGTTTTCGCCAACATTACTGAAGTAGTACGCGCATACGAAGCCGGCCAGGTTGAATTGGCATCTCGTGTTGCTGTGCGTATTACTGAGTTTGAGATTGTGGATAAGAAGGCAGAGGGCGATGCCCGTTTTGCTGAAAAAACCAAGATCTATCAAACTTCAGTTGGCCGTGCAATCTTGTCTGAGATTTTGCCTAAAGGGATGTCCTTCGAGGAAATCAACAAGCCTTTGAAGAAAAAAGAAATCTCACGTTTGATCAACACTTCATTCCGTAAGTGCGGCTTGCGTGAAACTGTGATTTTTGCTGACCGTCTCTTGCAGTCTGGTTTCCGCTTGGCGACCAATGCTGGTATCTCTGTTGCGATCGACGATATGCTGATCCCAACCTCCAAAGAGCGCATCATCACTGAAGCTTCTGCCAAGGTTAAGGAATATGACAAGCAGTTCATGTCAGGTCTCGTAACCAATCAAGAGCGTTATAACAACGTGGTTGATATTTGGGGCGCTGCAGGCGACCAAGTTGGCAAGGCGATGATGGATGAGTTGTCACACGTTGACGTTGTCGACCGTAACGGCAAAACTGTGCGTCAAGAATCCTTTAACTCTATCTATATGATGGCGGATTCTGGTGCGCGTGGATCTGCAGCGCAAATTCGTCAGTTAGCTGGTATGCGTGGTTTGATGGCGAAGCCTGATGGCTCCATTATTGAAACCCCAATTACTGCAAACTTCCGCGAAGGTTTGAACGTATTGCAGTACTTCATTTCAACCCACGGTGCTCGTAAAGGTTTGGCTGATACTGCGTTGAAGACAGCGAACTCTGGTTACTTGACCCGTCGTTTGTGCGACGTTACTCAAGACCTCGTAGTGATCGAGGATGATTGCGGCGCAACTTCTGGCGTTACTATGAAGGCCCTTGTTGAAGGTGGTGAAATTATCGAAGCATTGCGTGACCGTATTTTGGGTCGTGTCTGCATCGGTGACATTGTTCATCCTGATACACAAGAAGTCATCGTTCCTAACGACACCTTGCTCGATGAAGATCATGTTGATCAGATCGTGGCATTGGGCATCGACGAAGTTAAAGTTCGCACAGTATTGTCTTGCTTAACCCGCTTTGGCTTGTGCGCTAAGTGCTACGGACGTGATCTCGGTCGCGGTGGTTTGGTGAACGTTGGTGAAGCAGTTGGTGTGATCGCTGCTCAGTCTATCGGTGAGCCAGGCACACAGTTGACTATGCGTACCTTCCACATTGGTGGTGCAGCGTCACGCGCCTTGGTTGCAAGTAATATTGAAGCCAAATCAAATGGTGCTTTGAAGTTCTCAGGCACGATGCGTGTTGTGAAGAACGCGAAGGGTGAGCAGATCGTGATTTCACGTTCTGGCGAAGCCTTGATCGTTGATGAGAATGGTCGTGAGCGCGAGCGTCATAAAGTACCTTACGGTGCAACTCTCTTGTTAAAAGAAGATGCAGCAGTGAAGGCTGGCGCAAGCTTAGCAACCTGGGATCCGTTAACACGCCCGATTATTTCTGAGTACGCTGGTATCGCTCGCTTCGATAATGTCGAAGAGGGTGTCACTGTTGCTAAGCAGGTTGACGAAGTGACTGGTCTTTCCACTTTGGTGGTGATTGACGGTAAGCGTCGTTCAGCTGCAAGCAAAGGCGTTCGCCCAATGATCAACTTAGTTGATGAGAAGGGTAACGAAGTCATGATCGCCGGTACTGATCACCCAGTAAACATTGGTCTCCAAGTGGGCGCTTTGATTACTGTTAAGGATGGTCAAAAAGTCGAAGTTGGTGAAGTATTGGCGCGTATTCCAATCGAATCACAGAAGACTCGCGACATTACCGGTGGTTTGCCACGCGTTGCAGAATTGTTCGAAGCACGTTCACCAAAAGATGCAGCGGTATTGGCGAAAGTTACTGGAACAGTTTCCTTCGGTAAAGAAACCAAAGGTAAACAGCGTTTGGTCATTACCGATATGGATGGTGAAGCTAATGAATTCTTGATTCCTAAAGAGAAACAAGTTCTCGTTCACGACGGTCAAGTTGTGAACAAGGGCGAGATGATTGTGGAAGGCCCTGCTGATCCGCATGACATCTTGACTCTCAAAGGTATCGAAGAGTTGGCAATCTACATCGTTGACGAAGTTCAAGACGTTTATCGTCTCCAGGGCGTGAAGATCAATGACAAGCACATTGAAGTGATCGTGCGTCAGATGTTGCGTCGTGTTCAGGTAACTGATCCAGGCGATACATCCTTCATTACTGGTGAGCAAGTTGAGCGTTCTAAGTTATATGACGCAAACGATGCTGTGATTGCACAAGGCAAGCACCCAGCTCAGTTCGACAACGTATTGCTTGGTATTACTAAGGCATCCTTGTCGACCGACAGCTTCATTTCAGCGGCTTCTTTCCAAGAAACCACCCGTGTATTGACCGAAGCTGCCATTATGGGCAAGACCGATACACTCCGTGGCCTCAAGGAAAACGTCATTATTGGTCGCCTGATCCCTGCTGGTACCGGCTTGTCTTATCGTCGTGCACGCAAGGTCAGAGAGCAATTCGAGCGCGATCGCGCTCAAATGATTGCCGCCGAAGAGGAAGCATTGGCTAACGCCCCTGTTGAAATCGAGGCTGAAGTCATTGCTCCTGCTGGGGAGGCTGATCCGAGCTAA
- the rpsL gene encoding 30S ribosomal protein S12, translating into MPTINQLLRKPRTRLTVKSKSPALQNSPQRRGVCTRVYTTTPKKPNSALRKVAKVRLTNGFEVISYIGGEGHNLQEHSVVLIRGGRVKDLPGVRYHIVRGSLDLQGVKDRKQARSKYGAKRAKKAA; encoded by the coding sequence ATGCCAACAATTAATCAATTATTACGCAAGCCAAGAACAAGGCTTACCGTTAAAAGCAAGAGCCCTGCGCTGCAAAACAGCCCGCAGCGCCGTGGTGTTTGTACACGTGTGTACACCACTACTCCTAAAAAGCCTAACTCTGCGCTCCGTAAAGTCGCTAAAGTTCGCTTAACCAATGGTTTTGAAGTGATTTCATACATTGGTGGTGAAGGCCATAACCTCCAGGAACACTCAGTTGTGTTGATCCGCGGTGGTCGTGTAAAGGACTTGCCAGGTGTGCGTTATCACATCGTTCGCGGTTCTTTGGACTTGCAAGGCGTTAAAGATCGCAAGCAAGCCCGTTCTAAATACGGTGCTAAGCGTGCTAAGAAAGCTGCTTAA
- the rpsG gene encoding 30S ribosomal protein S7, with protein sequence MPRRREVPKREILPDPKFGNVEVAKFMNVLMLDGKKSVAERIVYGAFDHIEKKANKEPLEIFSTAMGNVKPMVEVKSRRVGGANYQVPVEVRPSRRSALAMRWLREAAKKRGEKSMAQRLANELLEAAEGRGGAMKKREEVHRMAEANKAFSHFRF encoded by the coding sequence ATGCCACGTCGTCGTGAAGTTCCCAAACGGGAAATTTTGCCGGATCCAAAATTCGGCAATGTAGAAGTAGCTAAATTCATGAACGTCCTGATGTTGGACGGCAAGAAATCGGTTGCAGAGCGTATCGTTTACGGTGCCTTTGATCACATCGAGAAAAAAGCAAATAAAGAACCACTCGAAATTTTTTCAACAGCCATGGGTAACGTTAAGCCAATGGTTGAGGTAAAGAGTCGTCGTGTTGGCGGTGCTAACTATCAAGTTCCTGTTGAAGTTCGTCCATCACGCCGTTCCGCTTTGGCAATGCGCTGGTTGCGCGAAGCCGCTAAAAAGCGCGGTGAAAAATCCATGGCTCAACGTTTGGCCAACGAATTATTAGAAGCTGCTGAAGGTCGTGGCGGCGCAATGAAGAAGCGTGAAGAAGTTCACCGTATGGCAGAAGCTAATAAAGCTTTCTCACATTTCCGCTTCTAA